From Cygnus atratus isolate AKBS03 ecotype Queensland, Australia chromosome 1, CAtr_DNAZoo_HiC_assembly, whole genome shotgun sequence, the proteins below share one genomic window:
- the BIRC2 gene encoding baculoviral IAP repeat-containing protein 2, translating into MNIMENSPLLASMMKQSALCGELKYDVSCELYRMSTFSTFPVNVPVSERSLARAGFYYTGVQDKVKCFSCGLVLDNWQPGDNAMEKHKQLYPSCSFVQDMISVNNLGLSSHSAFSPLVTSGLSSSLHSMTLSPSFEQVGYFSGSFSSFPQDPVTTRAVEDLSHLRPKPHNPSMSTEEARLRTFHAWPLMFLSPTDLAKAGLYYLGTGDKVACFSCGGQLSNWEPKDNALSEHRRHFPNCPFVENLTRDQTSFNVSNVSMQTHEARVKTFINWPTRITVQPEQLADAGFYYVGRNDDVKCFCCDGGLRCWESGDDPWIEHAKWFPRCEYLLRVKGGEFVSQIQARFPHLLEQLLSTSDTPVDENMDPPIIRFEPGENHSEDAIMMNTPVVKAALEMGFSRRLIKQTVQSKILATEENYKTVNDLVSDLLTAEDEKREEEKERQFEEVASDDLTLIRKNRMALFQRLTCVLPILGSLLSAKVITELEHDVIKQKTQTALQARELIDTVLVKGNAAASIFRNCLRDCDPVLYKDLFVEKSMKYVPTEDVSGLPMEEQLRRLQEERTCKVCMDKEVSIVFIPCGHLVVCKECAPSLRKCPICRGTIKGTVRTFLS; encoded by the exons ATGAACATAATGGAAAATAGCCCTCTCTTGGCTAGCATGATGAAGCAGAGCGCTCTGTGTGGTGAACTGAAATACGATGTATCCTGTGAACTCTACAGAATGTCAACGTTTTCTACTTTCCCTGTCAATGTGCCAGTGTCAGAACGGAGTCTTGCTCGGGCTGGGTTTTATTACACTGGTGTGCAAGATAAAGTTAAATGCTTCAGTTGTGGCTTGGTGTTGGACAACTGGCAACCAGGAGATAATGCTATGGAAAAGCACAAACAGCTGTATCCTAGCTGCAGTTTTGTTCAGGACATGATTTCAGTGAACAACCTCGGGCTGTCCTCTCATTCTGCCTTTTCACCTCTGGTCACAAGCGGTCTATCATCATCTCTACATTCCATGACGCTTTCTCCAAGCTTTGAACAAGTTGGCTATTTCAGTGgctctttttccagttttcctcaAGACCCAGTAACTACTAGGGCTGTTGAAGACCTCTCACACTTAAGACCTAAGCCTCACAATCCTTCAATGAGTACTGAAGAGGCTAGACTACGCACTTTTCATGCATGGCCCCTGATGTTTCTCTCGCCCACTGATCTGGCAAAGGCTGGACTTTACTACCTGGGGACAGGAGACAAAGTTGCTTGTTTCTCCTGTGGTGGTCAGTTGAGTAACTGGGAACCAAAAGATAATGCCTTGTCAGAGCATCGGAGACACTTTCCTAACTGTCCTTTTGTGGAAAATCTCACCCGAGACCAAACAAGTTTCAATGTTTCAAATGTGAGCATGCAGACTCATGAAGCACGTGTTAAAACATTCATAAATTGGCCAACTAGGATTACAGTTCAACCTGAACAGCTTGCAGATGCTGGCTTTTACTATGTAG GCCGCAACGATGATGTGAAGTGTTTCTGCTGTGATGGTGGGTTAAGGTGCTGGGAATCTGGAGATGATCCATGGATTGAGCATGCAAAATGGTTTCCAAG GTGTGAGTATCTGCTTCGTGTAAAAGGAGGAGAGTTTGTAAGTCAGATTCAGGCCAGGTTTCCCCATCTGCTTGAACAG CTCTTGTCAACTTCTGATACACCTGTAGATGAAAACATGGATCCTCCAA TCATTCGTTTTGAACCTGGAGAGAATCATTCAGAAGATGCAATCATGATGAACACACCTGTAGTTAAAGCTGCCTTGGAGATGGGATTCAGCAGACGGCTAATAAAGCAAACAGTGCAAAGTAAAATCTTGGCCACTGAAGAAAACTACAAGACTGTTAATGATCTTGTGTCCGATTTGCTCACTGCTGAAGatgagaagagggaagaagagaaagagagacagttTGAAGAAGTGGCGTCAG ATGATTTGACCTTAATCCGGAAGAACCGAATGGCTTTATTCCAGCGTTTAACATGTGTACTTCCAATCCTTGGGAGTTTATTGTCAGCTAAAGTGATAACGGAACTTGAGCATGACGTTATTAAACAAAAGACTCAGACAGCATTGCAAGCAAGGGAACTGATAGACACAGTTCTAGTGAAAGGAAACGCAGCAGCCAGCATATTCAGAAACTGTCTACGAGATTGTGACCCTGTACTCTACAAAGATTTATTTG TGGAGAAGAGCATGAAGTATGTTCCCACGGAAGATGTGTCAG GTTTACCTATGGAAGAACAACTGAGGAgactgcaggaagaaagaacGTGTAAAGTTTGCATGGACAAAGAAGtttccattgtttttattcCATGTGGTCACCTAGTAGTATGCAAAGAATGTGCACCATCCCTCAGAAAATGCCCTATTTGCAGGGGAACGATAAAGGGCACAGTTCGTACATTTCTTTCATAA